The Maribacter aquivivus DNA window TCAGGTCATGAATGAAACTACAGATGCTTTTGCGTTGTCTGAGTATGTTGCCAAGAAAACGGGTGTTCTTTTAGAGTTTAAAAAGGATGGAACTCCTGAAGGTATTGGTAAAATGGAGAACATAGAAGAGCTATTAAATGGTATAAAAGATTTCGTAGAAGGTCAAAGAGAGATTGATGGAGCAACAGGGAACATTGGTGAATTTTTAGAAGATGTAGCCCTTGCTACAGATTTAGATAATGATACGGGTGATGACGATAGGGTTGCATTGATGACCATTCACTTGGCAAAGGGGCTAGAGTTTCCGTACGTATATATTGTTGGTATGGAAGAAGACCTTTTTCCATCTGGTATGAGTATGAGTACTAGAAGTGAATTGGAAGAGGAGCGAAGATTATTTTATGTTGCTTTGACAAGAGCGGAGAAACAGGCATATTTAACCTATACCCAGAATAGATACCGATGGGGTAAATTGATAGATGCAGAACCAAGTCGATTCTTAGAAGAGATAGATGAGAAATATGTTGAAAATCTAACTCCGGTAGATGGCGGCTACCGTTATAAGCCACTTATAAACGCAGATATTTTTGGAGAAGTTGATAAGAGTAGATTGCGTCAAGATAAGCCGGTAAGGGGTACACCACCAATTGTTGGTCAACCTAACACAGGGCAACTTAAAAAATTACGTAAGCTAAAACCGCAATTATCAGAGCCTGTTGGTAATACCAATACAATTGACCCGAGCCTTACTGTAGGTTCTTTAATTAACCATACCCGTTTTGGTCGTGGTAAGGTAGTAAAGATTGAAGGTTCAGGTAATGATAGAAAAGCAGAAATAATGTTTGATAAAGGTGATATTAAAAAACTATTGCTACGCTTCGCTAAGTTAGAGGTATTGGGGTAATGTAAAGTTTTTTCGAAAATTCGGCTTAAATTGATAAGGAAAACATGAGAAAGAACAGCTTGTATTCAGTTTTACTGATAATTTTCCTTTTTGGTTGTTCAAGTTCTAATATAAAAGAACCAGATTCAACCCAATTGGTAGAGCCGCAATCTGAAGAAATTGAACAGATAGTTAAAGATCCTAATGCTAGTGATTATTGGGATAATGCTGTTTTAGTTTGGAGTGATGAATTTGATGGAACGACACTTTCGAACGAAAATTGGTCTTTTGAAACAGGTGATAACGGTTGGGGAAATAATGAGCTCCAAAATTATAGACCTGAAGGAAATACTGAAGTTAGTAATGGAACTTTAAAAATTACGGCTAAAATAAATACAGATAATACCATTGAAGGAGAATATACATCTGCTCGTTTAAACAGCAAGAAGTCCTTTAAGTTTGGTAGAATGGAAATTAGAGCAAAATTACCTGAACATAAAGGAAGTGGTACCTGGCCAGCACTTTGGATGCTAGGTAGTAATATAAAGACAGCTGGTTGGCCATTGTGTGGTGAAATTGACATCATGGAATATGTGAGCTTTAAACCAAATAAAACTCATTTTACTATTCATAGTAAAGCAAATAACCATACAAATGGTACTGAGGTTACTTCTGGTGCGGTAGTTTTGGAAACAATTGAGGAAGAATTCCATAATTTTGGAATTTTATGGTCGGCAGAGTACATAAAGTTTTATGTTGACGATATAGAGAATATTCAGTTTATCTTTAAAAGACCAATTAATAGTACGATAGATAATTGGCCGTTTTCTGATAATTTTTATTTTCTAATGAATATTGCAGTTGGTGGAAATTGGGGAGGTCTTGAAGGTGTTGATCCATTGATTTTTCCAGCGACCATGGAAGTAGATTATATTAGAGTATACCAAGTAAATTAAATAAGACAATTGGCAGAATTTATCAAAATATACGAAGAGAACCCTAGTCCTAAAGAGATTAAAAGGGTAGTGGAAGTATTGCGTAAAGGTGGCTTGGTAATTTATCCGACCGATACGGTTTACGGTTTAGGTTGTGACATTACAAATACCAAGGCATTGGAGAAAATTGCGCGTATAAAAGGGATAAAATTGGCGAAAGCAAATTGGTCTTTTATATGTACAGATTTAAGTAACCTTTCAGATTATGTTAGGCAAATTGATACTGCTACATTTAAAATATTGAAAAGGGCTTTACCAGGACCTTATACGTTTATTTTGCCCGGTAATAATAATTTACCAAAAGAATTTAAAAAGAAGAAGACCGTTGGTATTCGTGTTCCAGATAATAGTATTGTTAAGGCTTTAGTTGAAGAATTAGGTAACCCTATAGTTTCAACTTCTATTCATGATGATGATGATGTATTAGAGTATACTACTGACCCAGAATTAATTTATGAGAAATGGGATAACTTAGTAGATGTTGTTATAGATGGTGGTTACGGTGGTAATGTAGGTTCTACTATTATAGATGTTTCCACGGGTGGTTCACCAGAAGTAATTCGTGGGGGTAAAGGAAGTTTAGATATTATTTAAAAATCTCTTGTCTATATTATAAGCATAAAAAAAGCGGCTCAATTGAGCCGCTTTAATTTTATATACTAATCAGATATTATTTGTTGATTGCAGGATCTTTCATTCCTTCTTCAATCATGCTATAGAACTGATCAATTTTTGGAAGAACAACAATACGAGTTCTTCTGTTTTTAGATTTTTCAGTTGTAGAAATTGGCACATATTCTGATCTACCAGCAGCAGTCATACGCTTAGGATCTACGTTAAAATCATTTTGAAGTATACGTACAACGGCAGTAGCACGTTTAACACTTAAATCCCAGTTGTCTAATAAAGAACCGTTACCTCTGTAAGGTACGTTGTCTGTGTGACCTTCTACTAAGAATTCAAAATCAGGCTTGTTGTTTACAACTTTAGCAACTTTACCTAATACTTCTTTAGCTCTGCTTGTAACGTTGTAGCTACCGCTGCTAAATAATAATTTGTCTGAAATAGAAACGAAAACAACACCTTTTTCAACGCTGATTTCAATATCCTCATCATCCAAGTTTCCTAAAACACCTTTTAAGCTCTGTACCAAAGAAAGGTTTACAGAATCTCTACGTGTAATAGCATCATTTAACTTACGAATAGTTAAATCTTTTTCTTGTAAGCTCTCTAATGACTTCTCTAAGTTCTCAGCACCTTTGGTAGTCAAAGTTGTTAAGTTACCCATGTTGTTGATCAACTCTTGGTTGTTTGCCTTTAAAAACGAATTCTGATCTTCTAAAGTTTGAAGTCTAGATGAAGCAGTTGCTTTTTCTTCTAAACAATCATTTAATTTTACTGTCGCTGAATTTAATAAATCTTGTGCACTTTTGTGCTTAGCTTCAAGATCTGCGTACTTTTTTGAAGATACACAAGATGAAAGTAAAAGCGTTACTGCAAGACATCCTAATAATACTTTTTTCATAATTCTATTCTATTATACTAATTTAGTGGTTTACTCAATTTTTCGCATCTATGCGACTTCAAAATTATATAATTACAAAGTTACTTATATGACATGATAGTTAATCTTTTACTAAAATGTTAAAATTGCTTATCCTATGTACGAAGTAAGACCATACTATGGACTTCGTAGCGTAATAATTTCTGAGAAATTGGGTTTTTTCTCTCTTTTTATACATTTTCCTAAACTGTCTATAAAAGCTTAAGTGTGCCCTAAAAATAGCGAAAAAGTGTTTAAATCTTAACTGAAAAAGAAATCGTATTGCCGCAATACCATCTAAGAGTAATCTTAAGAAAATAATAATAAAGGCTTTTCTTCTAGGAAGGTTTTTGGTGATAGAAAATAATGTGTTTCTGAAATTGAGATATGTTTTTTTCGGGTTCATATTACTTAACGTAGAACCACCCAAGTGGTATACGCTTGATGATCCTACATAAAATATTTTATAGCCATGGTTTTTTGCACGCCAGCATAAATCTACTTCTTCTTGATGGGCAAAGTAATCTTCATCGAATCCTTTTAACTCATGAAATACTTCTTTTTTGATAAACATACAGGCTCCTGTTGCCCAGAAAATTTCGCGAACATCATCGTATTGACCTTCATCTTTTTCTAAGGTCTGAAAAACTCTGCCTCTGCAAAATGGGTAACCAAGTTGGTCAATGAAACCACCAGCGGCACCGGCATATTCAAAATGATCTTTTTTCAGTAGATCCAAAATTTTGGGTTGAATAATAGCTGCTTCAGGTATAGTGGCAAAGGCATCTATAATTGGGGTCAACCAATTAGGAGTTACTTCTACGTCTGAATTAAGTAAACAATAAATATCAGCATCGACATCTACCATGGCGTCGTTATAGCCTTTGGCAAATCCGCCGTTTTCTGTATTCTGTATAATTTTTACTGTTGGGTAGTTGGCTTTAACTAATGCCACCGAGCCGTCTGTTGAAGCATTATCTGCTACGTATATATCTGCATCAGGAGAATAATTGATAACAGAAGGCAAGTACCTTTCTAAAAGCACTTCACCATTCCAGTTTAATATGACTACAGCTATCTTCAAAACGATCGCAAATTAACGGCTAAAATCAGGAATCTCTTGCATAAATTCATATTTTTCCGCAACAAAGTCTGTTTGACAGTAATAATGAGAGAGTCCGTTGGTGACCATCAAGTAGGTAGCATTCAATTTAAAATTGTATTGAGCTATTTGATCGAAGGTCATTTGAGAAATTGAAACCTCTGGTGCTTTGCACTCTACTAGGATATGAAGTTCACCATTTGGTTTGAATACGACCACATCATACCTTTTCTTTAAACCATTAAGTGTTATTTGCTTTTCAACGTTAATATGACTTAATGGATACTTCTTTTCTTGTATAAGAAACTGAACTACATGTTGCCTTACCCACTCTTCGGGAGTAAGCACCAAAAACTTTTTACGTACATCGTCAAAGATCAAGGTTCTATTTTCGCTATTTTTGACCCTGAAAGTGTAGCTAGGAAAATTTAGTGGCTGCATTATACAAAGTTGATGATTTTTTCTGAATGGATGAAGCCGTACAAATAGTCAATGCAATTAAGAAAGGGCAGATTAGCCCTATTTATTTCCTGTATGGGGAAGAAGCTTATTTCATTGATAAAATTTCTGATTATATAAGTGCTAATGTGTTGACCGAAGAAGAGAAGGGTTTCAACCAAATGGTGCTTTATGGTCGTGATGTATCTATTGAAGATATTGTAGGTAATGCCAAACGCTACCCGATGATGGCCGAACGTCAAGTGGTTATTGTAAAAGAGGCACAACATCTTTCACGTACTATAGAGAATCTTTGTTCGTATGCAGAAAATCCGCAGCAATCTACTGTACTTGTAATTTGTTATAAATACAAGAAGCTAGATAAGCGTAAAAAGCTACACAAGATTATTAAAAAAAATGGAGTAGTTTTTGAAAGTAAAAAATTATATGAGAATCAAGTTAGCGATTGGTTAAGAAAGCATTTGGTGAGCCGTGGATACACCATATCTCACAAGGCTGCTTTATTGCTGGTAGAATATTTGGGTACTGATTTAGGTAAGATTAGCAAAGAGCTAGATAAGCTTAAGCTAGTTCTGCCGAAACAGACCGAAATTAACCCGCAGCATATAGAAGAGCATATTGGTATCAGTAAAGATTATAATAATTTTGAATTGAAAAGGGCTATTGGTGATAGAGATATCTTGAAAGCAACTAAAATTATCAACTACTTTGCTCAGAACCCGAAAGACAATCCGTTTATTCTAACGATTACCTTATTACATTCATTTTTTACGCAGTTGTTGCAGTATCACGGACTTTCTGATCATTCACCAAAAAATGTGGCTAGTGCGTTACGTATTAACCCTTATTTTGTAAGTGAAATACAAACTGCGGCACGCAATTACCCAATGAAGAAAGTAAGCGGAATCATTTCTAGTCTTCGTGAAATGGATTTAAAAGGAAAAGGAGTAGGGACAACACCAATGAAAGAAGCCGATTTACTTAAAGAACTTCTTTATAAAATAGTGTAGCTATTACTTTTTATTGACTCCGAATTTACCAGGACCTAATAATGAAACGGTAACAAAGGCTACTAAGTAAAATAAAGCTTTTTCTTTAGTGCCAAAATCATCTGCGCCATGAGTGATAAATGCTGCGACTGCCATAGTGATGGCTACTGGTATTGCTGCCAAACGCGATTTAAAACCTATAATAATTAAAATAGGACAAATAAATTCGCCGATCACAGCTAAAAATAATGAGGGTGTTTCACCAATACCAAAAGGATCAGCAAATTTAAAATCTCCAGAAATAAGCTTTTGAAATTTTGGAAGACCATGGGTTAACATCATGGCTGAAATTGCTATTCTAAAAAAAGCTAGACCAATATCTTTTAATAAAGTGTTTTTCATGAAGGCTCATTATTTCCCTTAAAAGTATCGATTTTTTTTGTTTTTTCTAAGATATGTTGGTATTCGTATAGTGTTAAATCATTTGTTTTTTTAAATGAAACTTTGGGTATACTTAGTTTTCAACGGGTTAAGAGATTGTGAGCTTTCATTAAATTATTCAAAAATTTTTAAACGAGAAATTATGGCATAAAAAAATCCCAATATATATGGGATTTTTCTTACTTAAAAATTGTCGTAATTAGCGTAATTTCGGATAGTCATCAGGATTGACTTCATGCATTATCGCATAAACTTTTTCAAAAATATCCTCTCTATTTGGTTTAGAAAAATAATCACCATCAGTACCGTATGCAGGTCTATGCGCTTTTGCGCTTAATGTTTGTGGTTTACTATCTAAATACTCAAATGCACCTTGTTTTTCTACTATTTCATTTAATAGATATGCAGAACATCCGCCAGGTACATCTTCATCTATTACTAGTAAACGGTTTGTCTTTTTAACACTCTCTAGTACTTCCATTTCAATATCAAATGGTAATAACGTTTGTGCATCTATGACTTCGGCATCAATACCAACTTCAATTAATTCTTTGGCTGCTTTTTCAACGATACGTAATGTGGATCCATAAGAGACCAATGTGATATCGCTACCTTCTTTAATGGTTTCAACTCTACCGATCGGAGTACAAAACTCACCAAGATTTTTAGGTTTCTTTTCCTTTAATCTATAACCGTTTAAACTTTCTATGACCAATGCAGGCTCATCACTCTTTAAAAGTGTGTTGTAAAAACCGGCAGCTTGTGTCATGTTTCTTGGAGCTAAAATATACATTCCTCTTAGTAAATGTATTAATCCGCCCATTTCTGATCCTGAATGCCAAATGCCTTCTAGTCTGTGACCTCTTGTTCTTATGATTAACGGCGCTTTTTGTTTTCCAGCTGTTCTATATAATAAAGTGGCCAAATCATCTGTAAGAGTAGATAGCGCGTAAAATATATAATCCAAATATTGAATTTCAGCAATAGGTCTAAGTCCTCTTAACGCCATTCCTATTCCTTGACCAATAATCGTTGTTTCTCGAATACCAGTATCTGCAACACGTATTTTGCCGTATTTTTCTTGCATGCCTTCAAGACCTTGGTTTACATCACCAATGGCACCAGTATCTTCTCCGAAAATTAAAGTATTAGGGTATTTTTCAAAGAGCTTGTCAAAATTGTCTCTTAAAATAACTCTACCATCTACCAGCTCTTCATCGTCATTATATGCAGGTGAAATGGCGGTAACGTTCGTAGCTTTATTATCATTCTCACTATAAAGGTATGAGCTGAATTTATGCTGGGATTCTTTTAGAAAGGTGGAAGTCCATTGAATTAAATCTTCCTTTTCTTGTGTATTTTCTCCTAGTAAATAACGTAAAGATTTTCTTGCTGAAATTGCCAAATCTTTACGAAGTGGCTCTTCAACTGAAATTAAATCATTCTTTAATTTATTTAGGAAATTCTTGTTGGCACTTTTAGAGGCAGCTTTTTCTATTATGTTAATTAATACAGACTTCTCAGTTAAGTTGTCTTTCAAATACTCGTCCCAAGCCTGTTTTTTAGCTTCTCTAACGGTACGCTTAATTCTTTTTTCAATAGATTCTAGTTCTTCAGAGGTTGCAATGCCAGATTCTAATATCCATTCTTTAAAACGTTTATTGCAATCATGGTCGCGCTCCCATTCTAAACGCTGGTTGTCTTTATAACGCTCGTGAGACCCAGAAGTAGAATGACCTTGAGGCTGTGTTAATTCATTTACATGAATTAACACCGGTACATGCTCTTGTCTTGCTATATCTGCCGCATTTTCATAGGCATGCATTAGCGCAGTATAGTCCCAACCTTTTACTCTTAAAATTTCATACCCTTTTTCGGTTTCAGTTCTTTGAAAACCAGATAGAATTTCTGAAATATTCTCTTTTGTAGTGTGAAATTTTGCGGGCACAGAAATACCATATTCATCATCCCAAACACTAATGACCATAGGTACTTGTAATACACCTGCGGCATTTATTGTTTCAAAAAACATACCTTCACTAGTACTGGCGTTGCCAATGGTACCCCATGCAATTTCATTTCCGTTTACAGAAAACTTTGCACTATCTAGTCCTTTTTGGTTTCTGTATACTTTAGATGCTTGTGCTAATCCTAAAAGCCTAGGCATTTGCCCAGCTGTACACGAAATGTCTCCACTACTATTTTTTTGTTTTGTTAAATCTTTCCAACTACCATCTGCATTTAAGCTATGCGTTAAAAAGTGACCACCCATTTGCCTACCGGCACTCATAGGTTCTTTTTCAATATCTGTGGTAGCGTAAAGGGCGTGAAAGAATTCTTTTGGTTGTAATAGACCAAGAGCCATCATAAATGTTTGGTCTCTGTAATAGCCACTTCTAAAATCACCATTTTTAAAAGAACGGGCCATTGCTAATTGAGGTAATTCTTTTCCGTCTCCAAAGATGCCGAATTTAGCCTTACCCGTAAGGACTTCTTTTCTACCCAATAAACTGCACGTTCTGCTTAAAAAAGCAATTTCGTAGTCATTGATAATTTGTTCTTTGAAATCTTCAAAAGAAATATCATTACTGGTTTTAGAAGAAACATCCATGTATTATATGTGTTTATACAAAATTACCGAATCAAGTACTTTTTAGCAACGCTGTGACCAGTTAATTTATTCCATATTTTTCAACAAATTTGGTATTTTTTTGAAAATATCTTAATTTAAGTTAAAAAAAATAGTATCCGTATTGAGAATTGATAGTTTAAAACCATTTTCTTGTGAATAGCCCTGTCAGGGTTTTTGGGCTAACTGTAATTATAAAACGTATTTTTTCGCCGTAGTTGGGTTGTGAAACTTCCCAACCGTTATTTGAGTGAACCGGTAGATAAAGTTCAAAGTAATCGGTTACTAGATTTAAACGTACACCAGAATCATAAACAAACTTACCATCAAGCCCTTTATTTTTTACCAAACCGGCATCTCCGTATAATTCAATCCATTTCCACACATTAAAACTACCGTTGACGGTCGCCATCCAATCATTGGAGAATCTGTAACGCTGGTCTAAGAAAGATTTAAATCCGCCTTCGGCTATAATAATTTGCTGACTGTAAATACCTGAATCTTCTGAGCGTCCTAAATATCCGTAATCAAAAAGATAATCTGTTGGGCGGTCAAGGGCAAAGCTGAAGAAATTTGTCTCTGTATTGTTGCTAAGAAATTTACCCGCAAAAAATCGAAGATTTAATTGCCTGTTGTTTTCAAATAGTTTTCGATATTCATATTCAAACGAGAGCTTACTAAAACTACCTGCTAATTGAAAATCTGCAAACCATGAATTATAATCTAATATGCCATTATTTCTACTGGTATAACGTGCGTTAAATACACTATAATCAGGATTTTCTGGATCATTTGATAAGCTTACCAATGCTGGATCAAAATCTCTGAAAATGTTTACATATCTAAAAGATAAAAACTCCCTTTTATTCGATAACAAATCTGATGGTCTAAAACCAAAGCTCAAAGATGGCGTTATAGATGAATATCTAGAGTTTTCATTGAAGTGAGATGTACCGGCACCTATATTGTATTGGGCAACGTACAAACCACTTTTACTTAAGTATTTTCTATAACTGAATTTTCCAGAGCCTACAAAAGCTTTTTCTTTAAAGGAGTAGGAGGGTGAGAAATCATACACAAAAGGTCTTTCAAGTAAGGTCTTATTATATAAACGCATACCTGGGGTCCAACCATCATAAACATTAAAACTCAATACAGGAACATAGAACACCTGATTGTAATATGGATTTTCAGCATCTTTAAAGAAGGTGAACTTTAATTTTTTGTTACTTGATAAAAATCCTTTTAATGATTTCCAATTATCGCGTTGGTTGAATTCTGGTATTTTTTGGTCATAATTTAATACCAGTCTATCTTCTTCATTATTCGGTATAGCGAAGGTTTCTTCTAGCTCAATATCTTTGAACCAATATTCAGAAACCACCGAATCTTTTTTAAGACCAAACACGGAAATAGGAACGTTGGTGCCTTCTTTGTTTTTTATGGTTACATGTAATGAATCTGTTTCTTTCTTTACTTTTTTTATCTTAAAATCAATTTTACGGTCTGTAGAAACATAGTCTTTAAAAAACCAATTGATATCTTGTTCCGTAGAGCGTTTTAAAATAGATTCAAAATCATGAACCTTTACCGTGTTTAATTGATAGTATTCAAAAAATGTCTTAATACTTTGGTCTACGTGTTCTTTGCCAATGTAATCTGCTAAATATGCCAAGCCTAAACCAGCCTTATATTTATTCGCTATTTTCTGATTGAATTTAATAAGCGAATCGTTTGATGTTTGAAGTGCTTGGTCTAAGTTTTTACGGGCAGTTAAATTGTATAGAAATGAATATTGGTCATTAAAATCCATCTTTGCCAACTCAAAACTTCTAAAACCCCAAATTTTAGATAGTTTCCCCATTAATTTTTGATCTGGGTAATACTTTTCTATATACGCTATCATCAAATAATTTGCTATAGCACTGTTTAACCACTGTTCTTTTCTTGGGTTTAAGAACATGGTTTCTCGTAAAATACTATTGATCGCCGTTTTTAAGAATTTCATTTCGAACTGAAATTGTTCTTGGTAAGGGCGTATAAAAGAGGGGAGTTGATTTATGCCATAAAGTGGGTCTTTATTATAATCAAGCTCACTAACTAATATTTTTTCATGAGGATAATCGCCAAGATTTGAGTGAATGAAATTGGCAACTTTATTTATGGATAGACCTTGACCAATTGGGCTATATCTTGGAGCACTAAAATCTGTCAAGAAGGTCATGTATGGTGTGCGGTGTGTATAGAATTTTTTCTGTGTATTCAGAATTATTTCTCCGCCACGTTGTAAGTTTCCTTTTAATTTGGCAAATTGTCCGTTAGGGAATGTTGATTCAGTTTTTATATCAAAGTTAGAGGCAAGGTATAAACTATCTGGATATTTGAAATTAATGGTAGTATTGGTTTCGTTCATATAAAGATCCTCAAGATTTTTATTTGAATACAAATGCCATTTACCGTCGTATACAGCTGGTGTTAAATACCAGTCTTTTAAGTAATAATCTCCTCTACTACCGTAGCCGTAAGGAGTGTATTTATTTGGTGGTAATTTCACCTTATAGGTGATGAAAATTTTTGTTGATGTATTTGGTAGTAATAAATCATCTAAGGTGACCTTTAAAATATCCTTGCCTTTTGTACGGCTCCATTCTAGTCCGTTATAAGAATCATCCACAACACTAATTATAGTAGTCTTACCACGTTCATCTGCTTTTGCTAAATGAAGCGATTTTTTAAATTCTTGAGCAAATCTCTTTGCTAGTCCGGTGTTTTTATCTGAATAGGCATTTGCCCAATCATTAAAATAAATGACACCTAAGTTGTAGTTAGACTTATTGTAATAGGTGAATTCTTGACGAATATCCAATTCATTGGTATACTCGTTTAGGCTAACGGTAAGGTCTGTTTCATACTGTGCATAGCAATTAGTTACATTGGTAACTAATGTTACTATGCACAGGTAGAAAAGTAATTTTAAATTATTTGTCAAGGTCTGAATTAAAAATTAGGACTCATGCTGTGCCCTTTGTAAAATGAATCTATAATTTCAACAACCTCTTCTTCTGTATCTACAATTTTAATAAGATTTAGATCTTCTGGACTAATAGTTCCCATTTTAAGCATAGTTCCTTTAACCCAATCCATAAGTCCAGTCCAAAATTCACTGCCCACTAAAATAATTGGAAATTTCCCTATTTTATGTGTCTGTATTAAGGTGATGGCTTCAAATAGCTCATCTAATGTTCCAAATCCGCCAGGCATTACTACAAAACCTTGAGAGTATTTTACGAACATTACCTTTCTTACGAAGAAGTAATCGAAATCTAAACTCTTGTCATTATCGATATATGGATTGTCATGTTGCTCAAAAGGTAAGTCAATATTTAAACCTACAGATGTACCACCAGCAAGGTTTGCACCTCTGTTACCGGCTTCCATTATACCTGGGCCGCCACCAGTAATAACTCCGTAACCTGCTTCTGCAATAGATTTTGCAATTGATACGGCTAATTTGTAATATGGGTCTTCTTCTTTTGTTCTTGCAGAACCAAAAATAGATACACATGGTCCTATTTTACTCATGCGTTCAAAACCATTTACAAACTCGCCCATTATTTTAAAAATGGCCCAAGAGTCATTGGTTTTTATTTCGTTCCAGCCTTTATGATGT harbors:
- a CDS encoding alpha-ketoacid dehydrogenase subunit alpha/beta, which encodes MDVSSKTSNDISFEDFKEQIINDYEIAFLSRTCSLLGRKEVLTGKAKFGIFGDGKELPQLAMARSFKNGDFRSGYYRDQTFMMALGLLQPKEFFHALYATTDIEKEPMSAGRQMGGHFLTHSLNADGSWKDLTKQKNSSGDISCTAGQMPRLLGLAQASKVYRNQKGLDSAKFSVNGNEIAWGTIGNASTSEGMFFETINAAGVLQVPMVISVWDDEYGISVPAKFHTTKENISEILSGFQRTETEKGYEILRVKGWDYTALMHAYENAADIARQEHVPVLIHVNELTQPQGHSTSGSHERYKDNQRLEWERDHDCNKRFKEWILESGIATSEELESIEKRIKRTVREAKKQAWDEYLKDNLTEKSVLINIIEKAASKSANKNFLNKLKNDLISVEEPLRKDLAISARKSLRYLLGENTQEKEDLIQWTSTFLKESQHKFSSYLYSENDNKATNVTAISPAYNDDEELVDGRVILRDNFDKLFEKYPNTLIFGEDTGAIGDVNQGLEGMQEKYGKIRVADTGIRETTIIGQGIGMALRGLRPIAEIQYLDYIFYALSTLTDDLATLLYRTAGKQKAPLIIRTRGHRLEGIWHSGSEMGGLIHLLRGMYILAPRNMTQAAGFYNTLLKSDEPALVIESLNGYRLKEKKPKNLGEFCTPIGRVETIKEGSDITLVSYGSTLRIVEKAAKELIEVGIDAEVIDAQTLLPFDIEMEVLESVKKTNRLLVIDEDVPGGCSAYLLNEIVEKQGAFEYLDSKPQTLSAKAHRPAYGTDGDYFSKPNREDIFEKVYAIMHEVNPDDYPKLR
- a CDS encoding glycosyltransferase family 2 protein; translated protein: MKIAVVILNWNGEVLLERYLPSVINYSPDADIYVADNASTDGSVALVKANYPTVKIIQNTENGGFAKGYNDAMVDVDADIYCLLNSDVEVTPNWLTPIIDAFATIPEAAIIQPKILDLLKKDHFEYAGAAGGFIDQLGYPFCRGRVFQTLEKDEGQYDDVREIFWATGACMFIKKEVFHELKGFDEDYFAHQEEVDLCWRAKNHGYKIFYVGSSSVYHLGGSTLSNMNPKKTYLNFRNTLFSITKNLPRRKAFIIIFLRLLLDGIAAIRFLFQLRFKHFFAIFRAHLSFYRQFRKMYKKREKTQFLRNYYATKSIVWSYFVHRISNFNILVKD
- a CDS encoding type I restriction enzyme HsdR N-terminal domain-containing protein, with translation MQPLNFPSYTFRVKNSENRTLIFDDVRKKFLVLTPEEWVRQHVVQFLIQEKKYPLSHINVEKQITLNGLKKRYDVVVFKPNGELHILVECKAPEVSISQMTFDQIAQYNFKLNATYLMVTNGLSHYYCQTDFVAEKYEFMQEIPDFSR
- a CDS encoding DoxX family protein, coding for MKNTLLKDIGLAFFRIAISAMMLTHGLPKFQKLISGDFKFADPFGIGETPSLFLAVIGEFICPILIIIGFKSRLAAIPVAITMAVAAFITHGADDFGTKEKALFYLVAFVTVSLLGPGKFGVNKK
- a CDS encoding glycoside hydrolase family 16 protein, whose translation is MRKNSLYSVLLIIFLFGCSSSNIKEPDSTQLVEPQSEEIEQIVKDPNASDYWDNAVLVWSDEFDGTTLSNENWSFETGDNGWGNNELQNYRPEGNTEVSNGTLKITAKINTDNTIEGEYTSARLNSKKSFKFGRMEIRAKLPEHKGSGTWPALWMLGSNIKTAGWPLCGEIDIMEYVSFKPNKTHFTIHSKANNHTNGTEVTSGAVVLETIEEEFHNFGILWSAEYIKFYVDDIENIQFIFKRPINSTIDNWPFSDNFYFLMNIAVGGNWGGLEGVDPLIFPATMEVDYIRVYQVN
- a CDS encoding L-threonylcarbamoyladenylate synthase translates to MAEFIKIYEENPSPKEIKRVVEVLRKGGLVIYPTDTVYGLGCDITNTKALEKIARIKGIKLAKANWSFICTDLSNLSDYVRQIDTATFKILKRALPGPYTFILPGNNNLPKEFKKKKTVGIRVPDNSIVKALVEELGNPIVSTSIHDDDDVLEYTTDPELIYEKWDNLVDVVIDGGYGGNVGSTIIDVSTGGSPEVIRGGKGSLDII
- a CDS encoding OmpA family protein, producing the protein MKKVLLGCLAVTLLLSSCVSSKKYADLEAKHKSAQDLLNSATVKLNDCLEEKATASSRLQTLEDQNSFLKANNQELINNMGNLTTLTTKGAENLEKSLESLQEKDLTIRKLNDAITRRDSVNLSLVQSLKGVLGNLDDEDIEISVEKGVVFVSISDKLLFSSGSYNVTSRAKEVLGKVAKVVNNKPDFEFLVEGHTDNVPYRGNGSLLDNWDLSVKRATAVVRILQNDFNVDPKRMTAAGRSEYVPISTTEKSKNRRTRIVVLPKIDQFYSMIEEGMKDPAINK
- the holA gene encoding DNA polymerase III subunit delta, with protein sequence MDEAVQIVNAIKKGQISPIYFLYGEEAYFIDKISDYISANVLTEEEKGFNQMVLYGRDVSIEDIVGNAKRYPMMAERQVVIVKEAQHLSRTIENLCSYAENPQQSTVLVICYKYKKLDKRKKLHKIIKKNGVVFESKKLYENQVSDWLRKHLVSRGYTISHKAALLLVEYLGTDLGKISKELDKLKLVLPKQTEINPQHIEEHIGISKDYNNFELKRAIGDRDILKATKIINYFAQNPKDNPFILTITLLHSFFTQLLQYHGLSDHSPKNVASALRINPYFVSEIQTAARNYPMKKVSGIISSLREMDLKGKGVGTTPMKEADLLKELLYKIV